In bacterium, the genomic window GGATATCATTTAAGTTCTTCATTATGGATTTGTATTCAGATAATATTCTTTCCGCTTCCTTAATTCGTTTTTCAATAACTGTTATCTTATCTAACCAATACAATAGCTCACTGTCACCTGATGAACGTGAACCAGAAGAACCAATCCGATCATAAGATACACCTTTGTACCCAATAAGCTTCATGTTGTAAAACTCTAACTTTTCTTGGAGTTCTTTTTCTTTTCTCATCGCTCTTCTTACATCATCAATCCACTTGTAAAAGGGTTCGTTTAATCCACGATTCGAATGACTCATTAGCTGTTTTCCTCCTATGTTCAAATTGCTTTAAATTTGTTTGAACTGACTCTCTCATGAAAGCGAACTTATCTTCTATCGGTGGATTGGGGTTCTTTGAATACTTAACCACATAATCTACAGCAGATAGGACATCTTCGAATCCATACCCGTGGATTAAATCTTCAAACAAGATGTTAAATTTGATAATGTCAAGAGATGACTCATCGATGTATTTGTTTTTGATTAAAGAATTAGTAATAAAATGTAATTTAGGGAGGCCGTACGGCCCTTTATCTTCTTTATCCTCTTTATCAATTTTTCTTTCTTTTTTCTTTTCTTTTTCTTTTTGTGTACTTTTGTCGACATTAATTCGGTTATTGTCTGCATTAACTTGGGTATTGCTACCAATAACGCCATTTGTGTTATCAATAACCCCATTATTGTCTACATTAATGTTTTTTGATGTTTTGTTAAATATGCTTAGTTCCAACATCGTTTTTTCATCAAGTAACCAGTATTTATCCTGACCGGTGTTCTTTCTTCTTCTGGTCGATAAAATGAACTGTTTTTGAATTGATTTTGATGTGATCACATCTTCCTTCAGTAGATCGTAATTAAATAAACCCACTTTCCCACAATAGACAATAACCTCTTCAATATCGATTGGGTTTGGTGTCCAGTTCGCACCGATGCTTTTCATGAGCGTTCTTGCGAGTGAAGCGATTGATTTTTCTAAATAATATCCATTGGCGTATATCATCGAGAGCAACCTTATGTAGATGATTTCACCTAAATAACCAAAAGCGAGATTGAGATCCTGTATCTTTTCATCTTCAAAAATATTCACATCGAGAGGAAAGTATTGTAAACCTTGTTTGAATGGTCGTGCCATGAGTTATTCCTTTCCCTAGGTATAGTTAAAAATCGCCCAATAAGGGCTTATACTAAATGACACTTGAAAGCCACTTCACACATACTTGATACACTGTTCGCAGTATATTAACGTGTAGTTCACATTACTGTTCACAAGCATTATCGGTAAGTGTGAAGCAGCTAACAGTTGTCTTTACTTCATGTTCCGTAGAATGAATTCATCTAAGTGTTCTTGAGTCACTCGCCATTGGTTTCCAACCTTGAATGCTTTGATTTTCTTGGTCTTGATATACTTTAAAAGAGTCGGCCTTTTGACTTGTAGTATCTCTTGAAGCTCATTCACGCTATAGACATTCTCATTTTTCTTTCCGTTGTTTGTTTCCATCGTATTCTTTTAGTATCCTTTCGATGAATGTAATCCCGCCTTTATAGACGTATGTTTTGGTTGATTTAATAACTGTTCCACCAGATACTACTTTCGCTTCAACAACTCTGAAATACTTCTTATCACAGAAGTCTTGAAACGGTATGTTCTGTTCATCTAAAACATGAGCAGTTCTTAGAATTTTCAATAAGACATCTCTCCCGATATTCTTGAAGCGAATCACTTCATGAACCATATCTAGATCCACACAACTTGTTGTTCCAAGTAAGTTATCAATAGCTTTAATTTTTGGTGTATTCATTTTGAGTGTGGTTTCTAAGACATTCGCTCTGACTTTAAGTTCTTGAAACTCATCCAGGAACTCGATAATCTTATCCGGATTCTCAAAATCCTCAATCTGATAGATGCCATAACGGATGAGCTGAGGTAATACGGTGCGATATAACCAATCTCCAATCACTTCTGCGTCTTTACGCTTGGATTGGAAGAATATGGTGGATAGGTGGTCTGCTGTAACAAAGAACATATTTTGATGTGTTTTATCGTGGGGAACGCTCACAAGCTTTATACTGGTGTCGTTCAGTTTGGTCCGGACTTCTGATACGCTTTTTATCTCAAACATGCGACAGAGATCCTTTAAGTTGAAGCAAGGTTCATCATCCACTATCGTGGCACGAACTTTGCCATAGGCATTGTGTTCAAACTCTCTAATCATAGGGTTTCCCTTCATTTTTTCTTTTTGGTAGTTTGGAATAGTGCTG contains:
- a CDS encoding phage antirepressor KilAC domain-containing protein, which produces MADKHSTIPNYQKEKMKGNPMIREFEHNAYGKVRATIVDDEPCFNLKDLCRMFEIKSVSEVRTKLNDTSIKLVSVPHDKTHQNMFFVTADHLSTIFFQSKRKDAEVIGDWLYRTVLPQLIRYGIYQIEDFENPDKIIEFLDEFQELKVRANVLETTLKMNTPKIKAIDNLLGTTSCVDLDMVHEVIRFKNIGRDVLLKILRTAHVLDEQNIPFQDFCDKKYFRVVEAKVVSGGTVIKSTKTYVYKGGITFIERILKEYDGNKQRKEK
- a CDS encoding helix-turn-helix domain-containing protein is translated as METNNGKKNENVYSVNELQEILQVKRPTLLKYIKTKKIKAFKVGNQWRVTQEHLDEFILRNMK
- a CDS encoding DUF4373 domain-containing protein encodes the protein MARPFKQGLQYFPLDVNIFEDEKIQDLNLAFGYLGEIIYIRLLSMIYANGYYLEKSIASLARTLMKSIGANWTPNPIDIEEVIVYCGKVGLFNYDLLKEDVITSKSIQKQFILSTRRRKNTGQDKYWLLDEKTMLELSIFNKTSKNINVDNNGVIDNTNGVIGSNTQVNADNNRINVDKSTQKEKEKKKERKIDKEDKEDKGPYGLPKLHFITNSLIKNKYIDESSLDIIKFNILFEDLIHGYGFEDVLSAVDYVVKYSKNPNPPIEDKFAFMRESVQTNLKQFEHRRKTANESFESWIKRTLLQVD